A region of Streptomyces halobius DNA encodes the following proteins:
- a CDS encoding ABC1 kinase family protein yields MSDLPRKAVTRTAKLAALPLGFAGRATWGLGKRIGGRSAEIVGRELQQRTAEQLFKVLGELKGGAMKFGQALSVFESALPEEIAGPYRAALTKLQEAAPPMPTSTVHSVLAERLGEDWRELFEEFEDKPSAAASIGQVHRAVWHDGREVAVKVQYPGAGQALLSDLAQLSRFARLLGPLIPGMDVKPLIAELRDRVSEELDYALEADAQRAHAEVFADDPDVVVPAVVHQSDQVLVTEWIDGMPLSEVIADGSQEQRDRAGQLLARFLFSGPARTGLLHADPHPGNFRLLAGDSPDGPAEKWRLGVLDFGTVDRLPDGLPPTIGTSLRMTLDGEAEAVYQLLCEEGFVKESIALDPDSVLDYLLPIIEPAQVEAFTFTRDWMRNQATRVGDPRSPAYQLGKRLNLPPAYLLIHRVTLSTIGVLCQLGATVRLRDELEEWMPGFVPVQEPGGDDLDGMPEETVGESTA; encoded by the coding sequence ATGTCTGATCTTCCCCGCAAGGCGGTCACCCGCACCGCCAAGCTGGCCGCGCTGCCACTGGGGTTCGCCGGCCGTGCCACCTGGGGCCTGGGCAAACGGATCGGCGGGCGATCCGCCGAAATCGTCGGCCGTGAGCTCCAACAGCGCACCGCGGAGCAGCTCTTCAAGGTGCTCGGTGAGCTGAAGGGCGGCGCGATGAAGTTCGGTCAGGCGCTGTCCGTGTTCGAGTCGGCGCTGCCCGAGGAGATCGCCGGCCCGTACCGCGCCGCGCTGACGAAGCTTCAGGAAGCGGCTCCGCCGATGCCGACCAGCACGGTCCACTCCGTCCTGGCGGAACGGCTCGGCGAGGACTGGCGGGAGCTGTTCGAGGAGTTCGAGGACAAGCCGTCGGCGGCGGCGTCGATCGGGCAGGTGCACCGGGCGGTGTGGCACGACGGCCGCGAGGTGGCCGTCAAGGTGCAGTACCCGGGGGCGGGGCAGGCGCTGCTGTCGGATCTGGCGCAGCTGAGCCGGTTCGCACGGCTGTTGGGCCCCCTGATCCCGGGGATGGACGTCAAGCCGCTGATCGCGGAACTGCGCGACCGGGTCTCGGAGGAGCTGGACTACGCCCTGGAGGCGGACGCCCAGCGGGCGCATGCCGAGGTGTTCGCGGACGATCCGGATGTGGTGGTGCCGGCCGTGGTGCACCAGAGCGACCAGGTGCTGGTGACCGAATGGATAGACGGAATGCCGCTGTCCGAGGTGATCGCGGACGGCAGTCAGGAACAGCGGGACCGGGCCGGCCAGCTGCTGGCACGGTTCCTCTTCTCCGGGCCCGCCCGTACCGGCCTGCTGCACGCCGATCCGCACCCGGGCAACTTCCGGCTGCTGGCCGGGGACTCCCCGGACGGCCCCGCCGAGAAATGGCGGCTGGGGGTCCTGGACTTCGGGACCGTCGACCGGCTGCCCGACGGGCTGCCGCCGACGATCGGCACCTCGCTGCGGATGACGCTGGACGGCGAGGCCGAGGCGGTCTATCAGCTGCTGTGCGAGGAGGGTTTCGTCAAGGAGTCCATCGCGCTGGATCCGGACTCGGTACTGGACTATCTGCTGCCGATCATCGAGCCGGCACAGGTCGAGGCGTTCACCTTCACCCGCGACTGGATGCGGAATCAGGCGACCCGCGTCGGCGACCCGCGCTCCCCCGCATACCAGTTGGGCAAACGGCTCAATCTGCCGCCCGCCTACCTCCTGATACACCGTGTGACATTGAGCACCATCGGGGTGCTGTGCCAGTTGGGGGCGACGGTAC
- a CDS encoding AIM24 family protein, translated as MIQQLSGYAPTPPAARMENHGNAMVKIAMQSGQDVFARTGSMVAYEGFVQYEPNPPAVRQMASQWLTGEGAPLMKCSGDGLLFLADYGADVVCINLNDDALSVNGTNILAFDAHLQWGVQRVKGMAKFAGQGLFNVGISGTGWVALTSRGTPVVVDCGRGEDETYVDPDALVAWSTNLKMKGKRSFKASSMIGRGSGEAYQLGFSGQGFVVVQPSEDSTDRLRARG; from the coding sequence ATGATCCAGCAGCTGTCGGGCTACGCCCCGACCCCGCCCGCCGCCCGTATGGAGAACCACGGCAACGCCATGGTCAAGATCGCCATGCAGAGCGGCCAGGACGTCTTCGCCCGCACCGGCTCGATGGTCGCCTACGAAGGCTTCGTCCAGTACGAGCCCAACCCGCCCGCCGTGCGTCAGATGGCCTCCCAGTGGCTCACCGGCGAGGGTGCCCCGCTGATGAAGTGCTCCGGCGACGGCCTGCTCTTCCTCGCCGACTACGGCGCCGATGTGGTCTGCATCAACCTCAACGACGACGCCCTCTCCGTCAACGGCACCAACATCCTGGCCTTTGACGCCCACCTCCAGTGGGGCGTGCAGCGCGTCAAGGGCATGGCCAAGTTCGCCGGCCAGGGGCTCTTCAACGTCGGCATCTCCGGCACCGGCTGGGTCGCGCTGACCTCCCGGGGCACGCCCGTCGTGGTCGACTGCGGCCGCGGCGAGGACGAGACCTATGTGGATCCGGACGCCCTCGTCGCCTGGTCGACGAACCTGAAGATGAAGGGCAAGCGCAGCTTCAAGGCGTCCTCGATGATCGGACGCGGCAGCGGCGAGGCGTACCAACTCGGCTTCTCCGGCCAGGGGTTCGTCGTCGTCCAGCCCAGCGAGGACAGCACCGACCGGCTCCGGGCCCGGGGCTGA
- a CDS encoding TerD family protein, giving the protein MAREFQRGHKAKISDLTAGTDLYVGVQIAGPGLTFDISCFGLDADERLSDDRYFIFFNQPKSPEEAIQQLGPQAGDTQSFRVTLDRIPQHIQKLSFTAALDGAGQVSQIGPGYLRIVAGGEEVARYSFDGSEFSTERAVMLGDFYLKDVWRFAAVGQGFDGGLEALLKNFGGEVAEEAEAAAPPAPAQDAPGFAPPAGGAPAPSFGAPAPVPPQQPAPDFGPPPGAPPAAPQPPPAPQAPQPAPAPQAPPQQPAAPQVHNAPTIAAPMAPPGGQVPPPGVPGQQPQAPYGQPAPGGVPGQPAPQAPYGQPAPAPGGYGGAPQGQPGQPAPYGQQPPGAPYAGQAAAWPEGLRQGPVQGGLPSQGGGPGLGVVLQKYKEGPTGQRWTSQNPQLVRADLGVDGRPVLARQGSMVLYQGKVDFGYKGAGFRGRITGGATGQEMQLMRCSGQGQVFFAENSAYLHPIELQGDAICVSADSVLAFDESLQHEVRRIEGHGIPGGALFTMQFHGTGTIIVKTRGTPVVLPVTPTTFADANAIVAWSAASQVIISSQVSVRRHAYPGHSGETVNLQFRGAPGNFIVVQPYEV; this is encoded by the coding sequence ATGGCCAGGGAATTCCAGCGCGGCCACAAGGCCAAGATCAGTGATCTGACGGCGGGGACGGATCTGTACGTCGGAGTGCAGATCGCCGGTCCCGGGCTGACCTTCGACATCAGCTGCTTCGGTCTGGACGCCGACGAGCGACTGTCCGACGACCGTTACTTCATCTTCTTCAACCAGCCCAAGTCGCCCGAGGAGGCGATCCAGCAGCTCGGCCCGCAGGCCGGTGACACCCAGTCCTTCCGGGTCACCCTCGACCGCATCCCGCAGCACATCCAGAAGCTCTCGTTCACCGCCGCGCTCGACGGCGCGGGCCAGGTGTCGCAGATCGGTCCCGGCTACCTCCGTATCGTGGCCGGCGGTGAAGAGGTCGCCCGCTACTCCTTCGACGGCAGCGAGTTCAGCACCGAGCGCGCCGTCATGCTCGGCGACTTCTACCTCAAGGACGTCTGGCGGTTCGCCGCGGTCGGCCAGGGATTCGACGGCGGCCTGGAGGCGCTGCTGAAGAACTTCGGCGGCGAGGTCGCCGAAGAGGCGGAAGCGGCCGCACCGCCCGCCCCGGCACAGGACGCGCCCGGCTTCGCGCCGCCGGCCGGGGGAGCCCCCGCGCCGTCCTTCGGCGCCCCCGCCCCCGTACCGCCGCAGCAGCCCGCGCCCGACTTCGGCCCGCCCCCGGGAGCGCCCCCCGCCGCACCGCAGCCCCCGCCCGCCCCGCAGGCTCCCCAGCCGGCCCCCGCCCCGCAGGCTCCGCCGCAGCAGCCGGCCGCCCCGCAGGTCCACAACGCGCCGACCATCGCCGCGCCGATGGCCCCGCCCGGAGGCCAGGTGCCGCCTCCCGGTGTGCCCGGCCAGCAGCCGCAGGCCCCGTACGGCCAGCCGGCGCCCGGCGGCGTCCCGGGCCAGCCGGCCCCGCAGGCACCGTACGGCCAGCCCGCCCCCGCCCCCGGCGGCTACGGCGGCGCTCCCCAAGGACAGCCCGGCCAGCCCGCCCCGTACGGCCAGCAGCCCCCCGGCGCCCCGTATGCGGGCCAGGCCGCGGCCTGGCCCGAGGGCCTTCGGCAAGGTCCGGTCCAGGGGGGACTCCCATCCCAGGGCGGCGGCCCCGGCCTCGGCGTCGTACTGCAGAAGTACAAGGAAGGCCCCACGGGCCAGCGCTGGACCTCGCAGAACCCCCAGCTGGTCCGGGCCGATCTCGGTGTCGACGGCCGGCCGGTGCTCGCCCGCCAGGGCAGCATGGTGCTCTACCAGGGCAAGGTCGACTTCGGTTACAAGGGCGCCGGCTTCCGCGGCCGGATCACGGGCGGTGCCACCGGCCAGGAGATGCAGCTGATGCGCTGCTCCGGCCAGGGCCAGGTCTTCTTCGCGGAGAACAGCGCCTATCTGCACCCCATCGAGCTGCAGGGCGACGCCATCTGCGTGTCGGCCGACAGCGTCCTCGCCTTCGACGAGTCGCTGCAGCACGAGGTCCGCCGGATCGAGGGCCACGGCATCCCCGGTGGCGCCCTGTTCACCATGCAGTTCCACGGCACCGGCACGATCATCGTCAAGACCCGTGGCACGCCGGTCGTGCTGCCGGTCACCCCGACCACCTTCGCCGACGCCAACGCCATCGTGGCCTGGTCCGCGGCCTCGCAGGTGATCATCTCCAGCCAGGTGAGCGTACGCCGGCACGCCTATCCGGGACACTCCGGCGAGACCGTGAACCTCCAGTTCCGCGGCGCGCCCGGCAACTTCATCGTCGTCCAGCCCTACGAGGTCTGA
- a CDS encoding AIM24 family protein: protein MQSPLFAFTETQSQDRYALQNEQLLRVALQGHEDLLARKGAMVAYQGLLEFEGDYQTQGQRRARAHSGEGLDLMRISGQGTVYLANLAQYIHVVDVDHHGLTVDSSYVLALDSALHWDVVSVDSQYGISGTGKYQLNISGQGQVVLMTSGQPLMLQVTPEKYVNADADAVVAWSKSLRVQMQAQTHSSGVWRRRGNTGEGWELSFLGQGYALVQPSELLPPQNAVIGSGMAAQFGVGQQGARGQNQGNIFTN, encoded by the coding sequence ATGCAGAGTCCGCTTTTCGCCTTCACCGAGACGCAGTCCCAGGACCGCTACGCCCTGCAGAACGAACAGCTGCTGCGGGTCGCCCTCCAGGGCCACGAGGACCTCCTCGCGCGCAAGGGGGCGATGGTCGCCTACCAGGGGCTGCTCGAATTCGAGGGCGACTACCAGACGCAGGGCCAGCGGCGGGCCCGCGCCCACTCCGGCGAGGGCCTCGACCTGATGCGCATCTCCGGGCAGGGCACGGTCTATCTGGCCAACCTCGCCCAGTACATCCACGTCGTCGACGTCGACCACCACGGACTGACCGTCGACAGCAGCTATGTCCTGGCGCTGGACTCCGCCCTCCACTGGGACGTCGTCTCCGTCGACAGCCAGTACGGCATCTCCGGCACCGGCAAGTACCAGCTCAACATCTCCGGGCAGGGCCAGGTTGTGCTGATGACCTCCGGCCAGCCGCTGATGCTGCAGGTCACGCCCGAGAAGTACGTCAACGCCGACGCGGACGCGGTGGTCGCCTGGTCCAAGTCGCTGCGGGTGCAGATGCAGGCGCAGACACACTCCTCCGGGGTGTGGCGGCGGCGCGGCAACACCGGTGAGGGCTGGGAGCTCAGCTTCCTCGGGCAGGGCTATGCGCTCGTGCAGCCCAGCGAGCTGCTGCCGCCGCAGAACGCCGTCATCGGCTCCGGCATGGCCGCCCAGTTCGGCGTGGGGCAGCAGGGCGCCCGGGGGCAGAACCAGGGCAACATCTTCACCAACTGA
- a CDS encoding M48 metallopeptidase family protein, giving the protein MPADPSPRGSGETPLRRAADASRRAAPSPKSRGSGTSAVEVRRSSRRRRTVSAYREGDRTVVLIPARMSEAEEQRWVTVMLDKLAAQESKRMLGDSDLAERAERLSGQFLEGRARPASVRWVTNQNTRWGSCTPAEGSIRLSHRLQGMPEYVIDYVLLHELAHLLVPGHGPRFWRLLESYPRTERARGYLEGVVAADRLPHLPAARSE; this is encoded by the coding sequence GTGCCCGCCGACCCTTCCCCCCGCGGCTCCGGGGAGACGCCCTTGCGCCGCGCCGCAGACGCATCGCGCCGGGCTGCCCCGAGCCCGAAGAGCCGCGGATCAGGGACGAGCGCGGTCGAGGTGCGCCGTAGTTCACGGCGGCGCAGAACGGTCTCCGCGTACCGCGAGGGCGACCGCACGGTCGTCCTGATTCCGGCCCGTATGTCCGAGGCCGAGGAGCAGCGCTGGGTCACCGTCATGCTGGACAAGCTCGCCGCCCAGGAGAGCAAGCGGATGCTGGGCGACAGCGATCTGGCCGAGCGGGCGGAGCGGCTGTCCGGCCAGTTCCTGGAGGGCCGGGCCCGGCCCGCGTCGGTGCGCTGGGTCACCAACCAGAACACCCGCTGGGGGTCGTGCACCCCGGCCGAGGGCAGTATCCGCTTGTCGCACCGCCTGCAGGGCATGCCGGAGTACGTCATCGACTACGTCCTGCTGCACGAGCTCGCGCATCTCCTCGTCCCCGGCCACGGCCCGCGGTTCTGGCGGCTGTTGGAGAGCTATCCGCGTACGGAGCGGGCCCGCGGTTACCTCGAAGGTGTGGTCGCCGCCGACCGATTGCCGCATTTGCCCGCCGCTCGCAGCGAATGA